Part of the Planctomycetota bacterium genome, GGGCTTGATCGGCGGGTGGCCGCTGGGCTGATAGCCGCGTGCAGGGAGTAACGATCCGACCCTGCCCTCGACAAGCCCGATCTCCTTCGCGGTGAGCTTGCGACGCCACTGCTCGACGAGCCGGGGGTCCGGCGCGTCGTAGGTCGTCGTGTTCTGGTAACTGAGCAGCCCGTCACTCCACTCGACGCCGAGGAACTCGCAGATGCGTTCGAGCGTCTTGCGCGGGTTCAGGATGAGTTCTTCCTGGCGGACTTCCATGAACCGGCCGATCGGCAGCGCGGCACGAAGCTCGGCCCACTGACGTTCGACGTGAATCCAGCGGGTGACGCCGTGGTAGACGTTTCCCGACCAACCCATGCCGATGCAGCTACGGGCGACGTCGCGGGGATCGCGGACGATGTGGATGTACCGCGCCCACGGCCAGAGCCGGGGCAGTTGGTCGATGCAGCGATGCACCATGGCCAGGATCTGGCCGTCTTGGTTGTCGGCACGCATCTTCGCCTGATGCAGGAAGCTATTGGCGAGGTTGCGATAATCGAGATGCGGATCGCAGGTGAAGCCGTGGCTGGCGAAAATCCAGTCCTTGGCAACCGCATCACGAAGCACGTCCGCCGACGGCAGTGGCTGACCGACGCTCTGCTGAATCTGCCGGGCCGTGCGGAACATGTGCGGCTCGGTCAACGGATCTACGACGTACTCGAACTCCGACAAGACCGAAAGCTTCTCATGGCCGCCGAGCATCAATCGCAGCAGCGTCGTGCCCGATCGTTCCGCGCCGACGATGAACGCCGGCTCGTCCTGCAACGGCGCGGCTGGCGTGGATGCCGCACCCGCATATCGGACGTCCGAAACAGGCTGGGGCGTGGGCTTCGGCCGATCGACCGTGACGGACCCCTCAGACGACCGAACTTCCGGCGCGCGCTCGGCCGTCGGGATGGCTGCAACAGCACTATGGGCAGACATGTTTGGCGTATCGGTCATACACCTCCCGACATTGCACGCCAAACGGCACGGTTGGTTCCAATAGCCAGCGTCCCACCCTGCCGACAACGTGAAGAAGCCTAACAAATGGACCCGTGGGTCGATCCACGCGCCGACCGTTCTATCGGAGCAAGCGGACCGAATCGACGATCGCCTGAGCGTCGGGGACCGTCGCGTCGAACTTGTCCGCGGCCGACGTATAGGTCGCGACCACCGCGACCTGCGGGTCGAGCAGGATGTACCACTGGCGAACTTTAAGCGAAACGCCCTGCGTCTCGAACTCGACGTCCATCATCAACGACGCCGCCCCGGCAGTCTGCCCGGCGGCGGGCTCGGTGGCTTGGAGGCCGGGATACTGGGCTCCAAGCTGGGCGACGCTTGCGTCCATGATCGGCCGCATCTCGTCGATCGTGATCGGGCCTTCGGCGACGGGCTTGGGAACCTGACGAATGCCAAGGTTTTCGCCGAAGTTATCGGGGCCACCCTCCTGCGGGGCGAAGATCGTCAGTTGCGTCGGGTTCGACTCGTCGACCCGCCAGGCATTGACAAGGTCGACGGAAAGACCGTACCTGGGGCTGTCGTGGGTCACCGGGCCAGCGGGAACCGGTGCGTTGCCCGCGGCGGGTGCGTTGCCCGCCAGAGGGTCGGCCGGCTGGTTCACGGCTTCCTCGGCAAGTTGGACCGACTCCATGACCCGCCCGGCCAGACCCGCATAACGATCGAACGTGGCACGCCGGGTCGTAACCGTCGCGATCACCGCCGATTGAGGCCCGGTCAGCAAGTACCACTGCCGCCCCGTCATCTCGATCCCGTCGACCGACATCTTGTACGTCATCACCAAACCCGGCCGGCCGGCAATGGCGACATCCTCGACGGGCGTGGTTTCAAACCCGTCGAACTGCTGGGCGAGTTGCTGCTGACCGGTGAGTGCGCCTTGGCGGAGCATCGGGATCGTGACCTGACCCTGCT contains:
- a CDS encoding sulfotransferase, coding for MTDTPNMSAHSAVAAIPTAERAPEVRSSEGSVTVDRPKPTPQPVSDVRYAGAASTPAAPLQDEPAFIVGAERSGTTLLRLMLGGHEKLSVLSEFEYVVDPLTEPHMFRTARQIQQSVGQPLPSADVLRDAVAKDWIFASHGFTCDPHLDYRNLANSFLHQAKMRADNQDGQILAMVHRCIDQLPRLWPWARYIHIVRDPRDVARSCIGMGWSGNVYHGVTRWIHVERQWAELRAALPIGRFMEVRQEELILNPRKTLERICEFLGVEWSDGLLSYQNTTTYDAPDPRLVEQWRRKLTAKEIGLVEGRVGSLLPARGYQPSGHPPIKPGPFQRLALRLNDRRGRIAFRWKSLGLPLWATDVISRKFKLTGLQRHIEPKLLEARNRLLK